A stretch of the Streptomyces sp. NBC_00078 genome encodes the following:
- a CDS encoding amino acid permease, which yields MTDDAMASGLSDEERLAQLGYTQVLARRMSAFSNYAVSFTIISVLSGCLTLYLFGMNTGGPAVITWGWVAVGLMTLFVGLSMAEICSAYPTSAGLYFWAHRLAPPRSAAAWAWFTGWFNVLGQVAVTAGIDFGAASFLGAYLNLQFDFEVTPGRTILLFAAILLLHGLLNTFGVRIVALLNSVSVWWHVLGVGVIVGALAFVPDHHQSASFVFTKFVNNTGWGSGVYVVLLGLLMAQYTFTGYDASAHMTEETHDASTAGPKGIVRSIWTSWIAGFVLLLGFTFAIQSYDKELASPTGAPPAQILLDALGATAGKLLLLVVIGAQLFCGMASVTANSRMIYAFSRDGALPFSRVWHTVSPRTRTPVAAVWLAAGAALVLGLPYLINYTAYAAVTSVAVIGLYIAYVIPTLLRLVKGDAFERGPWHLGRWSRPIGIVSVAWVGVITVLFMLPQVSPVTWESFNYAPVAVLAVLGFAAVWWLASARHWFLTPDHRRPPARGTSPAVASGGTFDKGDS from the coding sequence ATGACAGATGACGCCATGGCGAGTGGGCTGTCGGACGAAGAACGGCTTGCCCAGCTCGGCTACACGCAGGTCCTGGCCCGCCGCATGTCGGCGTTCTCCAACTACGCGGTCTCCTTCACGATCATCTCGGTCCTGTCGGGATGTCTGACGCTGTATCTGTTCGGCATGAACACCGGCGGCCCGGCGGTGATCACCTGGGGCTGGGTGGCCGTGGGCCTGATGACGCTCTTCGTCGGCCTGTCCATGGCCGAGATCTGTTCGGCGTACCCGACGTCGGCGGGCCTGTACTTCTGGGCGCACCGGCTCGCGCCACCGCGTTCGGCCGCCGCCTGGGCATGGTTCACCGGCTGGTTCAACGTGCTGGGCCAGGTGGCGGTGACCGCGGGCATCGACTTCGGGGCGGCCTCCTTCCTGGGCGCGTACCTGAACCTGCAGTTCGACTTCGAGGTGACTCCCGGCCGCACGATCCTGCTCTTCGCGGCGATCCTTCTCCTGCACGGCCTGCTGAACACGTTCGGGGTGCGGATCGTCGCCCTGCTCAACAGCGTCAGCGTGTGGTGGCACGTGCTGGGCGTGGGGGTGATCGTCGGCGCGCTGGCCTTCGTACCGGACCACCACCAGTCGGCGTCCTTCGTGTTCACGAAGTTCGTGAACAACACGGGCTGGGGCAGCGGGGTGTACGTCGTCCTCCTGGGCCTGCTGATGGCGCAGTACACCTTCACCGGCTACGACGCCTCCGCCCACATGACGGAGGAGACGCACGACGCGTCGACGGCCGGCCCGAAGGGCATCGTCCGGTCCATCTGGACGTCGTGGATAGCCGGCTTCGTGCTGCTGCTCGGCTTCACCTTCGCCATCCAGTCGTACGACAAGGAGCTCGCCTCCCCGACGGGCGCGCCGCCCGCGCAGATCCTGCTGGACGCGCTCGGCGCGACCGCGGGCAAGCTGCTGCTGCTGGTGGTGATCGGGGCGCAGCTGTTCTGCGGAATGGCGTCGGTGACTGCCAACAGCCGTATGATCTACGCGTTTTCGCGCGACGGCGCACTGCCGTTCTCGCGCGTGTGGCACACGGTGAGCCCGCGGACCCGGACGCCGGTGGCGGCGGTGTGGCTGGCGGCCGGCGCGGCGCTGGTCCTGGGCCTGCCGTACCTGATCAACTACACCGCCTATGCGGCCGTGACGTCCGTCGCCGTGATCGGCCTCTACATCGCGTACGTCATCCCGACGCTGCTGCGGCTGGTCAAGGGCGACGCGTTCGAACGGGGGCCGTGGCACCTGGGCCGTTGGTCGCGGCCGATCGGCATCGTCTCGGTGGCGTGGGTGGGCGTCATCACGGTCCTCTTCATGCTGCCCCAGGTCTCGCCGGTCACCTGGGAGAGCTTCAACTACGCCCCGGTCGCCGTCCTGGCCGTGCTGGGCTTCGCCGCGGTGTGGTGGCTGGCGTCGGCCCGGCACTGGTTCCTCACCCCGGACCACCGACGCCCACCGGCCCGCGGTACGTCCCCGGCGGTGGCCTCCGGAGGCACCTTTGACAAGGGCGATTCCTGA
- a CDS encoding DEAD/DEAH box helicase has protein sequence MSISSTDHVVVPENEGTEVAAEAPEVTFADLGLSEGLVRKLAQNGVTTPFPIQAATIPDALAGKDILGRGRTGSGKTLSFGLPTMTRLAGGRTEKHKPRAVILTPTRELAMQVADALQPYGDVLGLKMKVVCGGTSMGNQIYALERGVDILVATPGRLRDIINRGACSLENVEVAVLDEADQMSDLGFLPEVTELLDQIPAGGQRMLFSATMENEISTLVKRYLSNPVTHEVDSAQGNVTTMSHHILIVKPKDKAPVTAAIASRKGRTIIFVRTQLGADRIAEQLRDSGVKADALHGGMTQGARTRTLADFKDGYVNALVATDVAARGIHVDGIDLVLNVDPAGDHKDYLHRAGRTARAGRTGTVVSLSLPHQRRQIFRLMEDAGVDAGRHIINSGTAFEPEVADITGARSMTEVQSESAANAAQQAEREVSHLAKQLERAQRRATELREEADRLVARAARERGEDPEAAVAEAAAVVEAAAEQAAAEAPVSEVSSSYERPRQQRDERGNYERRDRRDDRPSGGFRRDDRGGNDRGGRSFDRRDERPSGGFRRDNDRGGNDRGGFRRDDRPSGGFNNDRRDGDRGGRSFDRRDERPSGGFRRDNDRGGNDRGGFRRDDRPSGGFNNDRRDGDRGGRSFDRRDERPSGGFRRDNDRGGNDRGGFRRDDRPATGHRGSDRPFNRDRQGDRPGFRAGGHDRPGHRGSSGTGTGTGSFGRRDDKPRWKRNG, from the coding sequence ATGTCCATTTCCAGTACTGATCACGTCGTCGTGCCCGAGAACGAAGGCACTGAGGTTGCGGCGGAAGCTCCCGAGGTCACCTTCGCCGACCTCGGTCTCTCCGAGGGCCTGGTGCGCAAGCTCGCCCAGAACGGCGTGACCACCCCCTTCCCGATCCAGGCCGCGACCATTCCGGACGCCCTGGCCGGCAAGGACATCCTCGGCCGTGGCCGCACCGGCTCCGGCAAGACCCTCTCCTTCGGTCTGCCGACGATGACCCGCCTCGCGGGCGGCCGCACCGAGAAGCACAAGCCGCGCGCCGTCATCCTCACCCCGACCCGTGAGCTCGCGATGCAGGTCGCGGACGCCCTCCAGCCGTACGGCGACGTCCTCGGCCTCAAGATGAAGGTCGTCTGCGGCGGTACGTCGATGGGCAACCAGATCTACGCCCTGGAGCGCGGCGTCGACATCCTCGTCGCCACGCCCGGCCGCCTGCGCGACATCATCAACCGCGGCGCCTGCTCCCTGGAGAACGTCGAGGTCGCCGTCCTCGACGAGGCCGACCAGATGTCCGACCTGGGCTTCCTGCCCGAGGTCACCGAGCTGCTCGACCAGATCCCGGCCGGCGGCCAGCGGATGCTGTTCTCGGCCACGATGGAGAACGAGATCTCCACGCTGGTCAAGCGCTACCTGAGCAACCCGGTCACGCACGAGGTCGACAGCGCCCAGGGCAACGTCACGACGATGTCGCACCACATCCTGATCGTGAAGCCCAAGGACAAGGCGCCGGTCACCGCCGCGATCGCCTCCCGCAAGGGCCGCACCATCATCTTCGTCCGCACCCAGCTCGGCGCCGACCGTATCGCCGAGCAGCTGCGCGACTCCGGTGTGAAGGCGGACGCGCTGCACGGCGGCATGACCCAGGGCGCGCGCACCCGCACGCTGGCCGACTTCAAGGACGGTTACGTCAACGCGCTCGTCGCGACCGACGTCGCCGCCCGCGGTATCCACGTCGACGGCATCGACCTGGTCCTGAACGTGGACCCGGCCGGCGACCACAAGGACTACCTGCACCGCGCCGGCCGCACGGCGCGTGCCGGTCGTACGGGAACGGTCGTCTCCCTCTCCCTGCCGCACCAGCGCCGCCAGATCTTCCGCCTGATGGAGGACGCGGGCGTCGACGCCGGGCGTCACATCATCAACTCCGGTACGGCCTTCGAGCCCGAGGTCGCCGACATCACCGGCGCCCGTTCGATGACCGAGGTCCAGTCCGAGTCCGCGGCCAACGCGGCGCAGCAGGCCGAGCGTGAGGTGTCCCACCTCGCCAAGCAGCTGGAGCGGGCGCAGCGCCGCGCGACCGAGCTGCGTGAGGAGGCCGACCGTCTCGTCGCCCGAGCCGCCCGCGAGCGCGGCGAGGACCCGGAGGCCGCGGTCGCCGAGGCCGCCGCCGTCGTCGAGGCCGCGGCCGAGCAGGCCGCCGCCGAGGCGCCGGTAAGTGAGGTGTCCTCCTCCTACGAGCGCCCGCGTCAGCAGCGTGACGAGCGGGGCAACTACGAGCGCCGTGACCGTCGTGACGACCGCCCGTCGGGTGGCTTCCGCCGCGACGACCGTGGGGGCAACGACCGTGGTGGCCGTTCCTTCGACCGTCGTGACGAGCGTCCTTCGGGTGGCTTCCGTCGGGACAACGACCGTGGGGGCAACGACCGTGGCGGTTTCCGCCGCGACGACCGTCCGTCCGGCGGCTTCAACAACGACCGCCGTGACGGCGACCGTGGTGGCCGTTCCTTCGACCGTCGTGACGAGCGTCCTTCGGGTGGCTTCCGTCGGGACAACGACCGTGGGGGCAACGACCGTGGCGGTTTCCGCCGCGACGACCGTCCGTCCGGCGGCTTCAACAACGACCGCCGTGACGGCGACCGTGGTGGCCGTTCCTTCGACCGTCGTGACGAGCGTCCTTCGGGTGGCTTCCGTCGGGACAACGACCGTGGGGGCAACGACCGTGGCGGTTTCCGCCGCGACGACCGTCCCGCGACCGGTCACCGGGGCAGCGACCGCCCGTTCAACCGTGACCGCCAGGGCGACCGCCCCGGCTTCCGCGCCGGCGGCCACGACCGCCCGGGCCACCGCGGCAGCAGCGGCACGGGTACCGGCACCGGTTCCTTCGGGCGCCGTGACGACAAGCCGCGCTGGAAGCGCAACGGCTGA
- a CDS encoding metallopeptidase family protein, protein MLEMTRESFEELVSQALDKIPPELARVMDNVAVFVEDEPPADDPELLGLYEGTPLTDRGEWYAGVLPDRISIYMGPALRYCETTEDVVHEVAVTVIHEIAHHFGIDDKRLHELGWG, encoded by the coding sequence GTGCTGGAGATGACACGCGAATCTTTCGAGGAACTCGTGAGCCAGGCGCTGGACAAGATCCCGCCGGAGCTCGCCAGGGTCATGGACAACGTCGCCGTGTTCGTCGAGGACGAGCCTCCAGCCGACGACCCCGAGCTGCTGGGCCTGTACGAGGGCACCCCGCTCACGGACCGCGGCGAGTGGTACGCAGGCGTGCTGCCCGACCGCATTTCGATCTACATGGGTCCCGCGTTGCGCTACTGCGAGACGACCGAGGACGTGGTGCACGAGGTCGCCGTGACCGTGATCCACGAGATCGCCCATCACTTCGGGATCGACGACAAACGGCTTCACGAGCTCGGCTGGGGCTGA
- a CDS encoding metallophosphoesterase translates to MARVPAVAVTVLNRMRRAPGTLARHYRTRRPLPTLELVRRPHPWPRALGLAAVVLLGAWLGLLVVGNVKVPVGPMNTTMTLRPSLTGGTKINISPLGALQLNSHHAPFRLDVNVDQLDPVRAQALVDHPERLSGLQDEVAHDVEHGTLDLALRSGVAVVSGATALGLAVYRRPRRALAAGGTALALLAASGASAYATWNPESVLEPTYSGLLSSAPSVVGNARSIVTEFDVYQKELARLVTNVTKLYDVTSTLPAYQPDPSTVRVLHVSDIHLNPASWKIIASLVDQYKVNVIVDTGDTMDHGTTAENGFLDPVADLGAPYVWVRGNHDSAATQRYLSRMKNVHVLDEGRAETVAGLRFGGIGDPQFTPDRSNELGADASEELAGDRLASALRDQKSAGTPVDVAMVHEPSAAREVDGEVPLVLCGHLHHEGDEILKNGTRLRMEGSTGGSGLRALEHKYPAPIEASILYFDRDSRRLQAWDAIKLGGLGETTAEVTRHLPKENQPGGTPASPTPSTPSTSAR, encoded by the coding sequence ATGGCCCGCGTCCCCGCCGTCGCCGTGACCGTCCTGAACCGGATGCGAAGGGCTCCAGGCACCCTCGCCCGGCACTACCGCACCCGCCGCCCGCTCCCGACGCTCGAACTCGTCCGCCGGCCCCACCCCTGGCCCCGCGCCCTCGGCCTGGCCGCCGTCGTCCTGCTCGGCGCCTGGCTGGGACTGCTGGTCGTCGGCAACGTCAAGGTCCCGGTCGGCCCCATGAACACGACGATGACCCTGCGCCCCTCCCTGACCGGCGGCACGAAGATCAACATCTCGCCGCTGGGCGCCCTGCAGCTGAACAGCCACCACGCCCCGTTCCGCCTGGACGTCAACGTCGACCAACTGGACCCCGTCCGCGCCCAGGCCCTGGTCGACCACCCCGAACGCCTCTCGGGACTCCAGGACGAGGTCGCACACGACGTCGAGCACGGCACCCTCGACCTGGCCCTGCGCTCGGGCGTCGCCGTCGTCTCCGGCGCGACGGCCCTCGGCCTCGCCGTCTACCGCCGCCCGCGCCGGGCCCTGGCCGCCGGCGGCACGGCCCTCGCCCTCCTCGCCGCCTCCGGAGCGTCGGCGTACGCCACCTGGAACCCCGAGTCCGTCCTCGAACCGACGTACTCGGGCCTGCTGTCCTCAGCGCCCTCCGTGGTCGGCAACGCACGCAGCATCGTCACCGAGTTCGACGTCTACCAGAAGGAGTTGGCGCGCCTGGTGACCAACGTGACGAAGCTCTACGACGTCACGTCCACCCTCCCCGCCTACCAGCCGGACCCGTCCACGGTCCGTGTCCTGCACGTCTCGGACATCCACCTCAACCCCGCGAGCTGGAAGATCATCGCGTCGCTGGTGGACCAGTACAAGGTGAACGTGATCGTCGACACCGGCGACACGATGGACCACGGCACGACCGCGGAGAACGGCTTCCTCGACCCGGTCGCGGACCTGGGCGCGCCCTACGTCTGGGTGCGCGGCAACCACGACTCCGCGGCCACCCAGCGCTACCTCTCCCGCATGAAGAACGTGCACGTCCTGGACGAGGGCCGGGCGGAGACCGTCGCCGGCCTGCGCTTCGGGGGCATCGGCGATCCGCAGTTCACCCCCGACCGCTCGAACGAACTGGGAGCCGACGCGTCGGAGGAGCTGGCGGGCGACCGCCTCGCCTCGGCCCTGCGTGACCAGAAGAGCGCCGGCACCCCGGTCGACGTGGCCATGGTCCACGAACCGTCGGCGGCCCGCGAGGTCGACGGCGAGGTACCCCTCGTCCTCTGCGGCCACCTGCACCACGAGGGCGACGAGATCCTGAAGAACGGCACCCGGCTGCGCATGGAGGGCTCGACAGGCGGCAGCGGCCTGCGCGCACTGGAGCACAAGTACCCGGCCCCGATCGAGGCCTCGATCCTCTACTTCGACCGCGACTCCCGCCGGCTCCAGGCCTGGGACGCCATCAAGCTGGGCGGCCTGGGCGAGACGACGGCAGAGGTCACCCGCCACCTCCCGAAGGAAAACCAACCAGGAGGCACCCCGGCCTCCCCCACCCCGTCCACACCTTCCACCTCAGCCCGGTAA
- the hrpA gene encoding ATP-dependent RNA helicase HrpA, with translation MSTHPAPATPALGPLAARLTELSLRDAHRLGRRLEGARKIRKPQAQAAVLAEIETEVAKAEQRMGERRGRVPAVSYPEQLPVSQKKSEIADAIRDHQVVIVAGETGSGKTTQIPKICVELGRGVKGMIGHTQPRRIAARTVAERIAEELDTPLGEAVGWKVRFTDQVNPDATFVKLMTDGILLAEIQTDGELRAYDTIIIDEAHERSLNIDFLLGYLAQLLPKRPDLKVVITSATIDPERFSRHFGDAPIVEVSGRTYPVEVRYRPLLEEDSDDSDRDQITAICDAVEELQGEGKGDILVFLSGEREIRDTADALVKKNYRFTEVLPLYARLSHAEQHRVFQQHTGRRIVLATNVAETSLTVPGIKYVIDPGFARISRYSHRTKVQRLPIEPVSQASANQRKGRCGRTSDGICIRLYSEDDFVARPEFTDAEILRTNLASVILQMTAAGLGDIEKFPFIDPPDHRNIRDGVQLLQELGALDPAEKDVRKRLTQSGRKLAQLPVDPRLARMVLEADKNGCVREVMVIAAALSIQDPRERPADKQAQADQQHARFKDETSDFLAYLNLWRYVREQQKERGSSSFRRMCKQEYLNFLRIREWQDIYTQLRTVAKQMGIHLNEDDAPGDRIHVSLLAGLLSHIGMKDVKDAGGDGGRSTAKNEYLGARNAKFALFPGSALFKKPPRFVMSAELVETSRLWARVNARIEPEWVEPLAEHLLKRTYSEPHWEKDQAAVMAYEKVTLYGVPIVAQRKVNYGRIDPETSRELFIRNALVEGDWRTHHKFFADNRRLLSEVEELEHRARRRDIVVDDDTLFDFYDARVPEHVVSGAHFDSWWKHKRHEEPEFLDFEREMLIRESAEAVTKADYPDSWRQGPLKFRVTYQFEPGADADGVTVHVPLQVLNQVADEGFDWQIPGLREELVTELIRSLPKPIRRNYVPAPNFAKRFLDTASSPEGRDRTPPLREPLTTAMARELKRMVGVPFEASDFDWSKVPDHLRITFRIIDERRRNLAEDKDLEALKLQLKPKARQALSQAAAATAERQGGESLERKGLTDWTIGSLTRVFETRRAGQPVKAYPALVDDGDTVSVHLFDTEAEQAEAMWKGTRRLILRNIPVNPAKFASDKLTNAQKLALSANPHGSIQALFDDCAMAAADKLIGDFGGPAWDEESYRKLFDKVRAEIVDTTIRTVGQVQQVLAAWQACERRLKAVRSPALLPNLADVRKQLDALVRPGFVTEAGLRRLADLMRYLVAADRRLQQMPTGVQRDTTRMEKVHEMQDEYAWLLEQMPQGRPVPSSVLDIRWMIEELRVSYFAHALGTAYPVSDKRIVKAIDAAAP, from the coding sequence ATGTCTACGCACCCTGCCCCCGCCACCCCGGCCCTCGGCCCCCTCGCCGCCCGCCTGACCGAGCTGTCCCTGCGCGACGCGCACCGGCTCGGGCGCAGGCTCGAAGGCGCGCGCAAGATCCGTAAGCCGCAGGCCCAGGCCGCCGTTCTCGCCGAGATCGAGACGGAGGTCGCGAAGGCCGAGCAGCGGATGGGCGAGCGGCGCGGCCGGGTGCCCGCCGTCTCGTACCCCGAGCAGCTGCCTGTCAGCCAGAAGAAGAGCGAGATCGCCGACGCCATCCGCGATCACCAGGTCGTCATCGTCGCCGGTGAGACCGGGTCCGGCAAGACGACCCAGATCCCGAAGATCTGCGTCGAACTCGGGCGCGGCGTGAAGGGCATGATCGGGCACACCCAGCCCCGTCGTATCGCCGCCCGTACCGTCGCCGAGCGGATCGCCGAGGAGCTGGACACGCCTCTGGGTGAGGCCGTCGGCTGGAAGGTGCGCTTCACCGACCAGGTGAACCCGGACGCCACCTTCGTCAAGCTGATGACCGACGGCATCCTGCTCGCCGAGATCCAGACCGACGGCGAGCTGCGCGCCTACGACACGATCATCATCGACGAGGCCCACGAGCGGTCCCTGAACATCGACTTCCTGCTCGGGTACCTCGCCCAGCTGCTGCCGAAGCGGCCCGATCTCAAGGTCGTCATCACCTCCGCGACCATCGATCCTGAGCGTTTCTCCCGGCACTTCGGCGACGCGCCGATCGTCGAGGTCAGCGGGCGGACGTATCCGGTGGAGGTGCGGTACCGCCCGCTCCTGGAGGAGGACTCCGACGACTCCGACCGCGACCAGATCACCGCGATCTGCGACGCGGTCGAGGAGCTCCAGGGGGAGGGCAAGGGCGACATCCTCGTCTTCCTCTCCGGTGAGCGGGAGATCCGCGACACGGCGGACGCGCTGGTGAAGAAGAACTACCGCTTCACTGAGGTGCTGCCCCTTTACGCGCGCCTGTCCCACGCCGAGCAGCACCGTGTCTTCCAGCAGCACACGGGACGCAGGATCGTTCTGGCTACGAACGTCGCCGAGACGTCCCTGACCGTCCCGGGCATCAAGTACGTCATCGACCCGGGCTTCGCCCGTATCTCCCGCTACAGCCACCGTACGAAGGTCCAGCGGCTGCCGATCGAGCCGGTCTCCCAGGCCAGCGCCAATCAACGCAAGGGCCGATGCGGCCGTACGTCCGACGGCATCTGCATCCGCCTCTACTCCGAGGACGACTTCGTCGCCCGTCCGGAGTTCACCGACGCGGAGATCCTCCGTACGAACCTGGCCTCCGTCATCCTGCAGATGACCGCGGCCGGTCTCGGTGACATCGAGAAGTTCCCCTTCATCGACCCGCCGGACCACCGCAACATCCGCGACGGTGTGCAACTGCTCCAGGAGCTGGGCGCGTTGGACCCGGCGGAGAAGGACGTACGCAAGCGGCTCACGCAGAGCGGGCGCAAGCTCGCCCAGCTGCCGGTCGACCCCCGGCTGGCCCGGATGGTCCTGGAGGCCGACAAGAACGGCTGTGTGCGCGAGGTCATGGTGATAGCCGCCGCGCTCTCCATCCAGGACCCGCGCGAGCGCCCCGCCGACAAGCAGGCGCAGGCGGACCAGCAGCACGCCCGCTTCAAGGACGAGACCAGCGACTTCCTCGCGTATCTGAACCTCTGGCGGTATGTGCGCGAGCAGCAGAAGGAGCGGGGTTCGTCGTCCTTCCGCCGGATGTGCAAGCAGGAGTACCTCAACTTCCTGCGCATTCGCGAATGGCAGGACATCTACACCCAACTCCGCACGGTCGCCAAGCAGATGGGCATCCACCTCAACGAGGACGACGCCCCCGGCGACCGCATCCACGTCTCCCTCCTCGCCGGGCTGCTCTCGCACATCGGCATGAAGGACGTGAAGGACGCCGGGGGGGACGGTGGGAGAAGCACAGCGAAGAACGAGTACCTGGGCGCGCGGAACGCCAAGTTCGCGCTCTTCCCGGGCTCGGCGCTCTTCAAGAAGCCGCCGCGGTTCGTGATGTCGGCGGAGCTGGTGGAGACCTCCCGCCTCTGGGCGCGCGTCAACGCCAGGATCGAGCCCGAGTGGGTCGAGCCCCTGGCCGAGCACCTCCTCAAGCGCACGTACAGCGAACCGCACTGGGAGAAGGACCAGGCGGCCGTGATGGCGTACGAGAAGGTCACGCTGTACGGCGTGCCGATCGTGGCCCAGCGGAAGGTCAACTACGGCCGTATCGACCCGGAGACGTCCCGCGAGCTGTTCATCCGCAACGCGCTCGTCGAGGGCGACTGGCGCACCCACCACAAGTTCTTCGCCGACAACCGCAGGCTCCTCAGCGAGGTCGAGGAGCTGGAGCATCGCGCCCGGCGCCGGGACATCGTCGTCGACGACGACACGCTCTTCGACTTCTACGACGCCCGGGTGCCCGAACACGTGGTCTCCGGCGCCCACTTCGACTCCTGGTGGAAGCACAAGCGGCACGAGGAGCCGGAGTTCCTGGACTTCGAGCGGGAGATGCTCATCCGGGAGTCGGCGGAGGCGGTCACGAAGGCCGACTATCCGGACTCGTGGCGGCAGGGGCCGCTGAAGTTCCGGGTGACGTACCAGTTCGAGCCGGGCGCGGACGCCGACGGCGTGACCGTGCACGTTCCGCTCCAGGTCCTCAACCAGGTCGCGGACGAGGGCTTCGACTGGCAGATCCCGGGCCTTCGGGAGGAGTTGGTCACCGAGCTGATCCGCTCCCTCCCCAAACCGATCCGCCGCAACTACGTGCCGGCACCGAACTTCGCGAAGCGCTTCCTGGACACGGCGTCGTCCCCGGAGGGGCGCGACCGGACACCGCCACTCCGGGAGCCGCTGACAACGGCCATGGCACGCGAACTGAAGCGCATGGTCGGCGTGCCCTTCGAGGCGTCGGACTTCGACTGGTCGAAGGTCCCGGACCATCTGCGCATCACCTTCCGCATCATCGACGAGCGGCGTCGCAATCTCGCCGAGGACAAGGACCTTGAGGCGCTGAAGCTCCAGCTGAAGCCGAAGGCGCGCCAGGCCCTGTCCCAGGCGGCGGCCGCCACGGCCGAGCGGCAGGGCGGGGAGTCCCTGGAGCGCAAGGGCCTCACCGACTGGACGATCGGCTCCCTCACCCGCGTCTTCGAGACGCGCCGCGCCGGCCAGCCGGTGAAGGCGTATCCGGCACTGGTGGACGACGGTGACACGGTCTCTGTGCACCTGTTCGACACGGAGGCGGAGCAGGCGGAGGCGATGTGGAAGGGCACGCGCAGGCTGATCCTGCGCAACATCCCCGTCAACCCGGCGAAGTTCGCGTCCGACAAGCTGACGAACGCCCAGAAGCTCGCCCTGTCCGCGAACCCGCACGGCTCGATCCAGGCTCTGTTCGACGACTGCGCGATGGCGGCGGCGGACAAACTGATCGGGGACTTCGGCGGCCCGGCGTGGGACGAGGAGTCGTATCGGAAGCTGTTCGACAAGGTGCGCGCGGAGATCGTGGACACGACGATCCGCACAGTGGGCCAGGTGCAGCAGGTCCTGGCGGCCTGGCAAGCGTGTGAACGCCGCCTGAAGGCCGTACGGAGCCCTGCGCTGCTGCCGAACCTCGCGGACGTACGCAAGCAGCTGGACGCCCTTGTGAGGCCGGGTTTCGTGACGGAGGCGGGGCTGCGTCGCCTCGCCGACCTGATGCGCTATCTGGTGGCCGCGGATCGCCGGCTGCAGCAGATGCCGACGGGCGTGCAGCGGGACACGACGCGCATGGAGAAGGTCCACGAGATGCAGGACGAGTACGCGTGGCTGCTGGAGCAGATGCCCCAGGGCCGCCCTGTCCCGTCCTCAGTGCTGGACATCCGCTGGATGATCGAGGAGCTCCGGGTCAGCTATTTCGCCCACGCCCTGGGCACGGCCTACCCCGTCTCCGACAAGCGGATCGTGAAGGCGATCGACGCGGCCGCCCCGTAA
- a CDS encoding DUF6274 family protein — MAASVRHETRALLRAHLSAASSYGHLTRHCPICHHLLRLAMDSQRGPDAPDDAVEDESPAGI; from the coding sequence ATGGCGGCATCGGTCAGGCACGAGACACGGGCCTTGCTCCGTGCACATCTGTCGGCCGCTTCGTCGTACGGCCATCTGACCCGCCACTGCCCGATCTGCCACCACCTGCTGCGGCTGGCGATGGACTCGCAGAGGGGCCCCGACGCACCGGACGACGCCGTGGAGGACGAAAGCCCCGCCGGCATCTGA
- the bldC gene encoding developmental transcriptional regulator BldC, with protein sequence MTARTPDAEPLLTPAEVATMFRVDPKTVTRWAKAGKLTSIRTLGGHRRYREAEVRALLAGIPQQRSEA encoded by the coding sequence ATGACCGCTCGCACCCCTGATGCCGAGCCGCTGCTGACCCCGGCTGAGGTCGCCACCATGTTCCGTGTCGACCCCAAGACGGTCACGCGGTGGGCGAAGGCCGGAAAGCTTACTTCGATCCGTACGCTCGGCGGGCATCGCCGCTACCGCGAGGCGGAGGTCCGTGCTCTGCTCGCGGGCATCCCCCAGCAGCGCAGCGAGGCCTGA